A window of the Haloarcula litorea genome harbors these coding sequences:
- a CDS encoding Nif3-like dinuclear metal center hexameric protein produces MNAGDIAARLDDELDVDAYADLDASPNGLQVGPAEQPVDHVAVAVDAAVETVDRASDAGADLLVTHHGVVWGSVERVTGTTYRRVAPLIDDDLALYVAHLPLDGHQSLGNAAGLADLLDLTNRAPFGAMGPEHVGQRGTLPEPTTLSELTGTLASELDTGDGSVRTLDFGPSVVEDVAIVTGSGVDWLDEAAEAGADVLVTGEGKQQAYHEAREAGVNVVLAGHYATETFGVRSLQAELDDMGLETTYVDCPTGL; encoded by the coding sequence ATGAACGCAGGCGACATCGCCGCCCGACTCGACGACGAGCTCGACGTGGACGCCTACGCCGACCTCGACGCCAGTCCCAACGGGCTGCAGGTCGGCCCCGCCGAACAGCCCGTCGACCACGTCGCCGTCGCCGTCGACGCCGCCGTCGAGACCGTCGACCGCGCGAGCGACGCCGGCGCGGACCTGCTGGTGACCCACCACGGCGTCGTCTGGGGCAGCGTCGAGCGCGTGACCGGCACCACCTACCGCCGGGTCGCGCCGCTGATCGACGACGACCTCGCGCTGTACGTCGCCCACCTCCCGCTGGACGGCCACCAGTCGCTGGGCAACGCCGCCGGCCTCGCGGACCTGCTGGACCTGACCAATCGCGCCCCCTTCGGGGCGATGGGGCCGGAACACGTCGGCCAGCGGGGCACGCTGCCCGAGCCGACGACGCTGTCGGAGTTGACCGGGACGCTGGCGTCGGAGCTCGACACCGGCGACGGGTCGGTCCGGACGCTGGACTTCGGCCCGTCGGTCGTCGAGGACGTCGCCATCGTCACCGGCAGCGGCGTCGACTGGCTGGACGAGGCCGCCGAGGCGGGCGCGGACGTGCTGGTCACCGGCGAGGGGAAACAGCAGGCCTACCACGAGGCCCGCGAGGCCGGCGTCAACGTCGTGCTCGCGGGCCACTACGCCACCGAGACGTTCGGCGTCCGGTCGCTGCAGGCCGAACTCGACGATATGGGGCTGGAGACGACGTACGTCGACTGCCCCACCGGACTCTGA
- a CDS encoding SprT-like domain-containing protein, with product MADDATAEPAYEAVTSDADVVAWSRAYCRQVRREYGVAVRFDLVDWTVSTRAKCRAAAVKRPKLPDATVGEPYDWDGVAGSDGRPLPCTVSLTREAFETFDRAEWAATLRHELIHVEQYQRDGTTGHGAAFRERAAELDTEVHCPAFAEPKHVLACADCGGVVARRYRDCPLVDERDRYRSDCCGAGLELA from the coding sequence ATGGCGGACGACGCGACCGCGGAGCCGGCCTACGAGGCGGTGACGAGCGACGCCGACGTCGTTGCGTGGTCCCGGGCCTACTGCCGGCAGGTCCGCCGCGAGTACGGGGTCGCGGTCCGGTTCGACCTCGTCGACTGGACGGTGTCGACCCGGGCCAAGTGCCGGGCCGCCGCCGTCAAGCGGCCGAAGCTCCCCGACGCGACGGTCGGCGAACCCTACGACTGGGACGGCGTCGCGGGCAGCGACGGCCGCCCGCTCCCGTGTACCGTCTCGCTGACCCGCGAGGCCTTCGAGACGTTCGACCGCGCCGAGTGGGCGGCGACGCTGCGCCACGAGCTGATCCACGTCGAGCAGTACCAGCGCGACGGCACCACCGGCCACGGCGCGGCGTTCCGCGAGCGGGCCGCGGAGCTGGACACCGAGGTCCACTGCCCGGCGTTCGCCGAGCCGAAACACGTCCTCGCCTGCGCGGACTGCGGCGGCGTGGTCGCGCGGCGCTACCGGGACTGTCCGCTCGTCGACGAGCGGGACCGCTACCGCTCGGACTGCTGTGGCGCGGGGCTGGAACTGGCGTAG
- a CDS encoding deoxyhypusine synthase, with amino-acid sequence MTDHEDRERFRHDPIGHAEARAGMTVGELAESYGEAGIGASDLHEAVDVYAAMLDDDVTTFLGLAGAMVPTGMRAVVSELIRDGHVDALVTTGANCTHDTIEAIGGKHHHGEVTPEGTTEREHDETLRDEGVDRIYNVYLPQEHFALFEGHLREEVFGELEAESPVSIRRLTEELGRANAAVNEREGVAEDAGVLAAAYEHDVPVYCPAFQDSVLGLQAWMYSQTSEFTVDALADMTHITDVAYEADSAGALVVGGGVPKNYVLQTMLVSPDAYDYAVQLTMDPSNTGGLSGATLDEARSWGKLEKDARNVSVYADATITLPLVVAAARERVGE; translated from the coding sequence ATGACCGACCACGAGGACCGCGAGCGGTTCCGTCACGACCCAATCGGCCACGCGGAGGCCCGGGCGGGGATGACCGTCGGCGAACTGGCCGAGAGCTACGGCGAGGCGGGGATCGGAGCAAGCGACCTCCACGAGGCCGTCGACGTCTACGCGGCGATGCTCGACGACGACGTGACCACGTTCCTCGGCCTCGCGGGCGCGATGGTGCCGACGGGGATGCGGGCCGTCGTCAGCGAACTGATCCGGGACGGCCACGTCGACGCGCTGGTGACAACCGGGGCCAACTGCACCCACGACACCATCGAGGCCATCGGCGGCAAACACCACCACGGCGAGGTCACGCCCGAGGGGACCACCGAACGCGAGCACGACGAGACGCTGCGGGACGAGGGCGTCGACCGCATCTACAACGTCTACCTCCCCCAGGAGCACTTCGCGCTGTTCGAGGGCCACCTCCGCGAGGAGGTCTTCGGGGAGCTGGAGGCGGAGAGTCCGGTCTCCATCCGGCGACTCACCGAGGAACTCGGCCGGGCCAACGCCGCGGTCAACGAGCGCGAGGGGGTCGCCGAGGACGCCGGGGTGCTGGCCGCCGCCTACGAGCACGACGTCCCGGTGTACTGCCCCGCCTTCCAGGACTCCGTGCTGGGCCTGCAGGCGTGGATGTACTCCCAGACCAGCGAGTTCACCGTCGACGCGCTGGCGGACATGACCCACATCACCGACGTCGCCTACGAGGCCGACAGCGCCGGCGCGCTGGTCGTCGGCGGCGGCGTCCCCAAGAACTACGTCCTCCAGACGATGCTCGTCTCGCCGGACGCCTACGACTACGCCGTCCAGCTGACGATGGACCCCTCGAACACGGGGGGGCTGTCGGGGGCGACGCTGGACGAGGCCCGCTCGTGGGGGAAACTGGAGAAGGACGCCCGCAACGTCTCGGTGTACGCCGACGCGACCATCACGCTCCCGCTGGTGGTCGCCGCCGCCCGCGAGCGCGTCGGGGAGTAG
- a CDS encoding GNAT family N-acetyltransferase codes for MSYQTDVRPATATDVPDIQRVARATWHAVYDDILGSEAVNAMLDEGYAADRIEGMVDIDDIGLFVATADGEVVGYGSCGMTDLAGIGDLDIYVHPDYWGEGFGRRLLEREKGHLRSLSVRTVRDEVLVDNEVGNGFYRNHFEHAGERTVEFGGAERRANVYELSLVE; via the coding sequence ATGTCGTATCAGACCGACGTCCGGCCCGCGACAGCGACCGACGTGCCCGACATCCAGCGAGTCGCCCGCGCGACGTGGCACGCCGTCTACGACGACATCCTCGGCTCCGAGGCGGTCAACGCGATGCTTGACGAAGGGTACGCCGCCGACCGCATCGAGGGGATGGTCGACATCGACGACATCGGGCTGTTCGTCGCCACCGCGGACGGCGAGGTGGTGGGGTACGGGAGCTGCGGGATGACGGACCTGGCCGGCATCGGCGACCTCGACATCTACGTCCACCCGGACTACTGGGGGGAGGGGTTCGGCCGGCGGCTGCTGGAGCGGGAGAAAGGGCACCTCCGGAGCCTCTCCGTCCGGACGGTGCGAGACGAGGTGCTCGTCGACAACGAGGTCGGGAACGGCTTCTACCGGAACCACTTCGAGCACGCCGGCGAGCGGACCGTCGAGTTCGGCGGGGCCGAGCGGCGGGCCAACGTCTACGAGCTGTCGCTGGTGGAGTAG
- a CDS encoding succinic semialdehyde dehydrogenase yields the protein MSTPTASERLPGATRERLAAGVTCVDEREPLAVRSPFTDERLGSVPSCQPPDVAAAVERARAARAAWTDRPIAERAEILREFADLVLSHRAELLDVVQLEAGKARADAHVELLDVVLNADYYAREGPGHVASERRDGGFPGLTRAVEHRHPVGVVGLVEPWNYPLTLAISDMLPALLAGNAAVLKPAEATPFSALRAVELLHEAGVPEDLVQVVTGRGATLGEPLISSVDFLTFTGSTATGRTVAALAGEHLVDVSMELGGKNAAVVLADADLDAAVRGLVHGSFANAGQLCISFERIYVDEAVYDEFVDRFVDATAKLDLGASLSYGPDVGSLVGRHQLETVEDHVADARERGATVEVGGERREDVGPFFYAPTVLTGLPDDATAACEETFGPVVSVSPVADADAAVERANDTDYGLHASVWTGDTERGERLARRLDAGSVSVNDAYLGMWASTDAPMGGVDDSGIGRRHSAEGILKYTEAQTVATQRGHPLVPVPGVPNRLLARGATLGVRALRRLRRLGPF from the coding sequence ATGAGTACGCCGACGGCGAGCGAGCGCCTCCCCGGGGCGACACGGGAGCGCCTCGCGGCGGGGGTGACGTGTGTCGACGAGCGGGAACCGCTCGCGGTCCGGAGCCCGTTCACCGACGAGCGACTGGGGTCGGTGCCGTCGTGTCAGCCGCCCGACGTGGCGGCCGCAGTCGAGCGGGCACGGGCCGCCCGCGCGGCGTGGACCGATCGACCGATCGCCGAGCGGGCCGAGATACTCCGCGAGTTCGCGGACCTGGTCCTGTCACACCGGGCGGAACTGCTGGACGTCGTGCAACTGGAGGCCGGGAAGGCCCGCGCCGACGCCCACGTCGAACTGCTCGACGTGGTGCTCAACGCGGACTACTACGCCCGCGAGGGGCCGGGCCACGTCGCCTCCGAGCGACGGGACGGCGGCTTCCCCGGCCTGACCAGGGCCGTCGAACACCGCCACCCGGTCGGCGTCGTCGGCCTCGTCGAGCCGTGGAACTACCCGCTGACGCTCGCCATCTCCGACATGCTGCCCGCGCTGCTGGCGGGCAACGCCGCCGTGCTCAAGCCCGCCGAGGCGACGCCGTTCTCCGCCCTGCGGGCCGTCGAACTGCTCCACGAGGCCGGCGTGCCCGAGGACCTCGTGCAGGTGGTCACGGGCCGCGGGGCGACGCTAGGCGAACCGCTGATCTCGTCGGTGGACTTCCTCACGTTCACCGGTAGCACCGCGACGGGCCGGACCGTCGCCGCGCTGGCCGGCGAGCACCTGGTCGACGTGTCGATGGAGCTGGGCGGGAAAAACGCCGCGGTCGTCCTCGCCGACGCCGACCTCGACGCCGCGGTCCGCGGGCTCGTCCACGGGAGCTTCGCGAACGCCGGCCAGCTGTGCATCTCCTTCGAGAGAATCTACGTCGACGAAGCGGTCTACGACGAGTTCGTCGACCGGTTCGTCGACGCGACGGCGAAGCTGGACCTGGGCGCGTCGCTTTCCTACGGCCCCGACGTGGGGTCGCTCGTCGGCCGCCACCAGCTGGAGACGGTCGAGGACCACGTCGCCGACGCCCGCGAGCGCGGTGCCACCGTCGAGGTCGGCGGCGAGCGCCGCGAGGACGTGGGCCCGTTCTTCTACGCGCCGACGGTCCTGACGGGCCTGCCCGACGACGCCACCGCCGCCTGCGAGGAGACGTTCGGCCCCGTCGTCTCGGTGTCGCCCGTCGCCGACGCCGACGCGGCCGTCGAGCGCGCCAACGACACCGACTACGGCCTCCACGCCAGCGTCTGGACCGGCGACACCGAGCGGGGGGAGCGCCTGGCCCGCCGGCTCGACGCCGGGTCGGTGTCGGTCAACGACGCCTACCTCGGGATGTGGGCGTCGACGGACGCGCCGATGGGCGGCGTCGACGACTCCGGGATCGGCCGCCGACACAGCGCCGAAGGCATTCTGAAGTACACCGAGGCCCAGACCGTGGCCACCCAGCGCGGGCACCCGCTGGTGCCCGTTCCGGGGGTTCCGAACCGACTGCTGGCCCGCGGTGCGACGCTGGGCGTCCGGGCGCTGCGCCGGCTCCGTCGGCTGGGGCCGTTCTGA
- a CDS encoding SDR family oxidoreductase has product MRFLTGFPGFLGSALVERLLARSADPVTCLVQPRYRERAERRARDLTAAAGVPRDRLSLVAGDITDPDLGLAEYDRLRRETERVYHLAAVYDLGVDAALAERVNVDGTEHVLDFAAAAGAERFHHVSTCYVSGRYDGEFTHADLDVGQSFHNHYERTKYAAEVAVRERMADGLPATIYRPAIAVGDSTTGETAKYDGPYYLLSLLRRQPRLALAPAPLDPTTTLNVVPRDFVVDALAELSGRPDTVGEVYQLCNPHPPTIAALVRTLGRAADRRALPVPGTAGLSYRLLDRLPTLADRLGVEPEALPYLSQPTTYTDANTRRALAGTGVRCPLFAAYADRLVEYVRDHPEVDDAAMA; this is encoded by the coding sequence ATGCGCTTTCTCACCGGCTTCCCCGGCTTCCTCGGATCGGCGCTGGTCGAGCGGCTGCTGGCCCGCTCGGCCGACCCCGTGACCTGCCTCGTCCAGCCCCGCTACCGCGAGCGGGCCGAGCGCCGCGCCCGCGACCTGACCGCCGCGGCCGGCGTCCCCCGGGACCGCCTCTCGCTGGTCGCGGGCGACATCACCGACCCGGACCTCGGGCTGGCCGAGTACGACCGCCTGCGCCGCGAGACCGAGCGCGTCTACCACCTCGCGGCCGTCTACGACCTCGGGGTCGACGCCGCCCTCGCCGAGCGGGTCAACGTCGACGGCACCGAGCACGTCCTCGACTTCGCCGCGGCCGCCGGCGCTGAGCGATTCCACCACGTCAGCACCTGCTACGTCAGCGGCCGGTACGACGGCGAGTTCACCCACGCGGACCTCGACGTCGGCCAGTCGTTCCACAACCACTACGAGCGCACGAAGTACGCCGCCGAGGTCGCCGTCCGGGAGCGGATGGCCGACGGGCTGCCCGCCACGATCTACCGCCCGGCCATCGCCGTCGGCGACAGCACGACCGGCGAGACCGCCAAGTACGACGGCCCGTACTACCTCCTCTCGCTGCTGCGCCGGCAGCCCCGGCTCGCGCTCGCGCCGGCCCCGCTGGACCCGACGACGACCCTGAACGTCGTGCCGCGGGACTTCGTGGTCGACGCTCTCGCCGAGCTGTCGGGGCGGCCGGACACAGTCGGCGAGGTGTACCAGCTCTGTAACCCACACCCGCCGACGATCGCCGCGCTCGTCCGGACGCTCGGCCGGGCCGCCGACCGCCGTGCCCTCCCGGTGCCCGGGACCGCCGGACTCTCCTATCGCCTCCTCGACCGCCTCCCGACGCTGGCCGACCGGCTGGGGGTCGAGCCCGAGGCGCTGCCGTACCTCTCCCAGCCGACGACCTACACCGACGCGAACACCCGACGGGCGCTGGCCGGGACGGGCGTCCGCTGCCCGCTGTTTGCGGCCTACGCCGACCGGCTGGTCGAGTACGTCCGCGACCACCCCGAGGTCGACGACGCGGCGATGGCCTGA
- the thrC gene encoding threonine synthase, which translates to MDLPLTCYDCGASATLAEGARCDCGEPFWPATEPSGFDWPATGDRSLWRYRDLLPDVTPTGLAAGAGGTPLVRAPRLDADVGATVHVKYEGGNPTGTFKDRGSAVGVAAAEAAGLSAVGTVSHGNMARSMAAHAASAGLDCLVLVPADIPAERLGLIARHDPTILRVEGDYGALYREALRLGRDRPVRFVNSDTPLRVAGQKTTALEVVESFAPDVPDAVVLPVSSGGHASGIWKGLRELRAAGLVDRLPRCYFVQTAACAPVADAWERGADEVTPVTAGETVAYSIANADPPSGTRVLAAARDTGGAVLAVDDDAVLDARRALSERAGLFVESACATALAGARALADRDEIGPSDDTVLVATGTGYTERDLDPPTVDAQTVGLGDLDEAIASVVA; encoded by the coding sequence ATGGACCTGCCGCTGACCTGCTACGACTGCGGTGCGAGCGCGACACTGGCCGAGGGAGCGCGCTGTGACTGCGGGGAGCCGTTCTGGCCCGCGACCGAGCCGTCGGGGTTCGACTGGCCCGCGACTGGCGACCGCTCGCTGTGGCGCTACCGCGACCTGCTGCCCGACGTGACGCCGACCGGGCTGGCCGCGGGCGCGGGCGGGACGCCGCTCGTCCGCGCGCCGCGACTGGACGCGGACGTGGGGGCGACGGTCCACGTGAAGTACGAGGGGGGCAACCCGACCGGGACGTTCAAGGACCGCGGCAGCGCCGTCGGCGTGGCCGCCGCCGAGGCGGCGGGACTGTCGGCCGTCGGCACCGTCTCCCACGGGAATATGGCCCGCTCGATGGCCGCCCACGCCGCCAGCGCCGGCCTGGACTGTCTGGTGCTCGTGCCCGCGGACATCCCGGCTGAGCGGCTCGGTCTCATCGCCCGCCACGACCCGACGATCCTCCGCGTCGAGGGGGACTACGGCGCGCTGTACCGGGAGGCGCTGCGCCTCGGCCGTGACAGGCCGGTCCGGTTCGTCAACTCCGACACCCCGCTGCGGGTGGCCGGCCAGAAGACGACGGCGCTGGAGGTCGTCGAGTCCTTCGCCCCCGACGTCCCCGACGCGGTCGTGCTGCCGGTCTCCAGCGGCGGCCACGCCAGCGGGATCTGGAAGGGGCTGCGCGAACTGCGAGCGGCCGGGCTCGTCGATCGCCTCCCGCGGTGTTACTTCGTCCAGACGGCCGCGTGTGCGCCCGTCGCCGACGCCTGGGAGCGGGGGGCCGACGAGGTGACGCCGGTGACGGCCGGCGAGACGGTGGCGTACTCCATCGCGAACGCCGACCCGCCCAGCGGGACCCGGGTGCTTGCGGCCGCTCGCGACACGGGCGGGGCGGTCCTCGCCGTCGACGACGACGCCGTCCTCGACGCGCGGCGGGCGCTGTCAGAGCGGGCCGGCCTGTTCGTCGAGAGCGCCTGTGCGACCGCGCTGGCCGGTGCGCGGGCGCTCGCGGATCGGGACGAGATCGGACCGTCCGACGACACGGTGCTGGTGGCGACCGGCACCGGCTACACCGAACGCGACCTCGACCCGCCGACGGTCGACGCGCAGACGGTCGGGCTCGGCGATCTGGACGAGGCGATCGCGTCGGTGGTCGCCTGA
- a CDS encoding sensor histidine kinase — protein MGPIWNASDGDYRRLPLVLTVTGALLLGAGIAEGAYRAFGPPPLSVLFLAGMATSLPFSVVVVAGGYRLPETAVPARRYERITKWTAAGAALFGVLLAFFAPLLFETWLTRLGLLRWGLAIGTGGGFLAGFYNARYVTERIAAERARVRAEEAEDRQELLEYLNALLRHEVLNAATVIRGQATLAESTDDEHIDTIEREADELAAVVDDVRFLIRANGATEELSPVDLVAVVEEELARLTSRHEELAVETDLPGSARVCADDLVGHLFSNLFRNAVQHAESPPVRLAVTMRIEADSVLVRITDDGPGVPEQFREHLFDPGIDRQDRDSRLGTVIVGRLVDRYDGRIALVETGASGTTIEVALPRPDASAAPAGGTESSSA, from the coding sequence GTGGGACCGATCTGGAACGCGAGCGACGGCGACTACCGACGGCTGCCGCTCGTCCTGACCGTCACCGGCGCGCTCCTGCTGGGCGCGGGGATCGCCGAGGGTGCGTACCGCGCGTTCGGCCCGCCGCCGCTGTCGGTCCTGTTCCTGGCCGGGATGGCGACCAGCCTCCCCTTCTCGGTGGTCGTCGTCGCCGGCGGATACCGACTGCCGGAGACGGCCGTCCCGGCCCGGCGCTACGAGCGGATCACGAAGTGGACCGCCGCCGGGGCCGCCCTCTTCGGGGTCCTGCTCGCGTTCTTCGCCCCGCTGCTGTTCGAGACGTGGCTGACCCGGCTCGGCCTCCTCCGCTGGGGCCTCGCCATCGGAACCGGCGGCGGGTTCCTCGCCGGCTTCTACAACGCCCGGTACGTCACGGAACGGATCGCCGCCGAACGCGCACGGGTCCGGGCCGAGGAGGCCGAGGACCGCCAGGAACTGCTGGAGTACCTCAACGCGCTCCTCCGACACGAGGTGTTGAACGCCGCGACGGTCATCCGCGGCCAGGCGACGCTCGCGGAGAGCACCGACGACGAACACATCGACACCATCGAGCGGGAAGCCGACGAACTCGCGGCCGTCGTCGACGACGTCCGCTTTCTCATCCGTGCCAACGGGGCGACAGAGGAGCTGTCGCCGGTCGACCTCGTCGCCGTCGTCGAGGAGGAACTCGCCCGGCTCACGAGCCGGCACGAGGAGCTGGCCGTCGAGACCGACCTCCCGGGGAGCGCCCGGGTGTGTGCCGACGACCTGGTCGGGCACCTGTTCTCGAACCTGTTCCGGAACGCGGTGCAACACGCCGAGTCGCCGCCGGTCCGGCTCGCTGTGACGATGCGGATCGAGGCCGACAGCGTCCTCGTGCGCATCACCGACGACGGTCCCGGGGTCCCCGAACAGTTCCGGGAACACCTCTTCGACCCCGGGATCGACCGGCAGGACAGGGACAGCCGACTGGGGACCGTCATCGTCGGCCGCCTCGTCGACCGCTACGACGGGCGCATCGCCCTCGTGGAGACCGGAGCGTCCGGAACGACGATCGAGGTCGCGTTGCCCCGCCCCGACGCGTCGGCGGCCCCCGCCGGCGGCACCGAGTCCTCGTCGGCCTGA
- a CDS encoding phosphoribosylamine--glycine ligase, giving the protein MANFLFCSLDAALIADLAWQIHREGHGVKYYVEAESDGEIGDGFVPKTDDWEGEVEWADVVIFDDIWIGSDVGTGALAQELRERGKAVVGGTPNTDRLEADRGYAMAVLEEHGVNTVEHHVFEDFDAGVRHVRENPAPYVIKPLGEVQNVKRLLYVGNEDDGSDVVDVLRAYEKAWGHRMKGFQLQRKVEGVEVAVCGFFDGQRFVDRVNFNFEHKKLFPGNIGPSTGEMGTSMFWGGRNELFAETLGKLEGWLAEEGYVGSIDLNCIVNETGIYPLEFTPRFGYPTIALQEESFESATGQFFSDLARGNDPELVVHNGYQVGVRIVLPPFPFDDAKTYDENSRNAAIVFDGESREGVHLEDTKQVDGQWRVAGESGMPLVVTGKGETMQNAREQAYERVDDVIVPNLYYRDDIGERWIDGDGDRLQAWGYLGPQS; this is encoded by the coding sequence ATGGCAAACTTCCTCTTCTGTTCGCTCGACGCCGCGTTGATCGCGGATCTCGCGTGGCAGATCCACCGAGAGGGCCACGGCGTGAAGTACTACGTCGAGGCCGAATCGGACGGGGAGATCGGCGACGGGTTCGTCCCGAAGACCGACGACTGGGAGGGGGAGGTCGAGTGGGCCGACGTCGTGATCTTCGACGACATCTGGATCGGCTCGGACGTCGGCACCGGCGCGCTCGCACAGGAACTCCGCGAGCGGGGGAAAGCAGTCGTCGGCGGCACGCCGAACACCGACCGGCTCGAAGCGGACCGCGGCTACGCGATGGCGGTCCTCGAAGAGCACGGCGTCAACACCGTCGAACACCACGTCTTCGAGGACTTCGACGCCGGCGTTCGGCACGTCCGGGAGAACCCCGCGCCGTACGTCATCAAGCCGCTCGGGGAGGTCCAGAACGTCAAGCGACTGCTCTACGTCGGGAACGAGGACGACGGCAGCGATGTCGTCGACGTCCTCCGCGCCTACGAGAAGGCGTGGGGCCACCGGATGAAAGGCTTCCAGCTCCAGCGGAAGGTCGAGGGGGTCGAGGTCGCCGTCTGCGGGTTCTTCGACGGCCAGCGGTTCGTCGACCGAGTCAACTTCAACTTCGAGCACAAGAAACTGTTCCCGGGCAACATCGGCCCGTCGACGGGCGAGATGGGCACCTCGATGTTCTGGGGCGGGCGAAACGAGCTGTTCGCGGAGACCCTCGGCAAACTCGAGGGCTGGCTCGCCGAGGAGGGCTACGTCGGGAGCATCGACCTCAACTGCATCGTCAACGAGACCGGCATCTACCCGCTGGAGTTCACGCCTCGCTTCGGCTACCCGACGATCGCACTGCAGGAGGAGTCGTTCGAATCCGCGACCGGGCAGTTCTTCTCCGACCTCGCACGCGGGAACGATCCAGAGTTGGTGGTCCACAACGGCTACCAGGTCGGTGTCCGCATCGTCCTGCCGCCGTTCCCGTTCGACGACGCGAAGACCTACGACGAGAACTCCCGGAACGCCGCGATCGTCTTCGACGGCGAGAGCCGCGAGGGCGTCCACCTGGAGGACACGAAGCAGGTCGACGGCCAGTGGCGGGTCGCCGGCGAGAGCGGGATGCCCCTCGTCGTGACCGGCAAGGGCGAGACGATGCAGAACGCCCGAGAGCAGGCCTACGAGCGCGTGGACGACGTCATCGTCCCGAACCTCTACTACCGCGACGACATCGGGGAGCGGTGGATCGACGGCGACGGCGATCGGTTACAGGCCTGGGGCTACCTCGGGCCGCAGTCGTAG
- a CDS encoding class I SAM-dependent methyltransferase: MVEKDAVRRSYDELADAYAAERDEDDEGMTVLRAFRDGLGAEPRVLDAGCGQGSPVLAELTASATAVGLDFSREQLRRAAENAPDAALSQGDLTRLPLADDAFDAVVAYWSLIHVPLAEHGTVIDEFARVLRPGGRALVCEGASEWVGENPDWLDSGTAMAWEIAGPEATREQLRDAGFRIVEEWGAADSLADEDDGEDPWTFFAAALADS, from the coding sequence ATGGTCGAGAAGGACGCGGTCCGCCGGTCGTACGACGAACTCGCAGACGCCTACGCCGCCGAGCGCGACGAGGACGACGAGGGGATGACGGTCCTCCGGGCGTTCCGCGACGGCCTCGGTGCCGAGCCCCGCGTCCTCGACGCTGGCTGTGGCCAGGGGTCGCCGGTGCTGGCGGAACTCACGGCGTCGGCGACGGCGGTCGGGCTGGACTTCTCCCGCGAACAGCTCCGGCGGGCGGCCGAGAACGCCCCCGACGCCGCACTCTCGCAGGGCGACCTCACCCGGCTCCCCCTCGCCGACGACGCCTTCGACGCCGTCGTCGCCTACTGGTCGCTCATCCACGTCCCGCTGGCCGAACACGGGACCGTGATCGACGAGTTCGCCCGCGTCCTCCGGCCCGGCGGTCGCGCGCTGGTCTGTGAGGGAGCGAGCGAGTGGGTCGGCGAGAACCCCGACTGGCTCGACAGCGGCACGGCGATGGCCTGGGAGATCGCCGGCCCCGAGGCCACCCGCGAGCAGCTGCGCGACGCCGGGTTCCGGATCGTCGAGGAGTGGGGAGCGGCCGACTCCCTCGCCGACGAGGACGACGGCGAGGACCCCTGGACGTTCTTCGCCGCGGCGCTGGCCGACTCCTGA